A region of Haliotis asinina isolate JCU_RB_2024 chromosome 9, JCU_Hal_asi_v2, whole genome shotgun sequence DNA encodes the following proteins:
- the LOC137296260 gene encoding sex peptide receptor-like, producing the protein MKKEQKSLDACVCENGSQIRKESLNYTFFDLEEEAPVDLAVPLMGYAAPVVVFLTLVLNAVVVVILTRRRLRSPTNAILVSIAVCDTFTALFSLPGYMYTYTYEGYRNYPSMGWCYVLIYVCRFIPQVLHTVSVWMTALLAFQRYLGVTKVVLRAWISSYKGVVLSIVVLSILSFIAHCFKLDVVPKRVILVCEGCDSDVTVSNTCFLHIDNETYITRIDTLLRLILAQLMPCFLLLAFNICIIRSTYKSHRYMQRLVVGHRPSEYMHTRKTIRISFMLLLITCCTWIFEMFVTLNLVMDFTQNVVSPDTLRGLVLICNFTTLLSFPLNFFIYFMFNCNFRGVLLSCVKTRLRREIALTKVTAGCNGCTYTYDVSLLHLQKKRSVSDA; encoded by the coding sequence ATGAAGAAGGAGCAAAAATCACTggatgcatgtgtttgtgaaaatggCAGCCAAATTAGAAAAGAATCACTTAATTACACTTTTTTTGATCTTGAAGAAGAGGCACCAGTGGATCTGGCTGTGCCCCTTATGGGATATGCTGCCCCCGTGGTGGTCTTCCTGACGCTTGTGTTGAACGCCGTCGTGGTCGTGATTCTCACAAGACGGCGACTAAGGTCGCCAACAAACGCCATACTCGTTTCCATTGCCGTCTGTGACACGTTCACTGCATTATTCTCATTGCCTGGGTATATGTATACGTACACTTACGAAGGTTACCGGAATTACCCGAGTATGGGATGGTGTTATGTTTTGATCTACGTATGCCGGTTTATTCCACAGGTcctccacacagtgtcagtGTGGATGACAGCACTACTGGCATTTCAACGTTACCTAGGCGTCACTAAAGTGGTGTTACGAGCTTGGATCAGTAGCTATAAAGGCGTGGTGTTGTCTATCGTGGTTCTATCTATACTTTCGTTCATAGCTCACTGTTTTAAGCTTGACGTAGTGCCAAAACGAGTGATTCTGGTCTGTGAAGGTTGTGATTCTGATGTGACAGTCTCAAACACGTGCTTTCTGCATATAGATAACGAAACATACATTACAAGAATAGACACGTTGCTGAGACTAATATTGGCCCAGTTGATGCCGTGTTTCCTTCTCCTAGCCTTCAACATCTGCATCATCAGATCAACCTACAAGAGCCATAGATACATGCAGCGCTTGGTTGTCGGACATAGGCCATCTGAATACATGCACACCAGAAAAACAATCCGGATCTCGTTCATGCTTCTTCTCATTACGTGTTGCACGTGGATATTCGAGATGTTTGTCACCTTAAATCTTGTCATGGATTTCACCCAAAATGTTGTGTCACCGGATACCCTAAGGGGCCTCGTTCTTATATGCAATTTTACAACACTTCTTTCGTTTCCTCTCAATTTCTTCATTTACTTCATGTTCAATTGTAACTTCCGGGGCGTGTTATTGTCCTGTGTGAAAACGAGACTACGGCGGGAGATCGCTCTCACAAAAGTAACAGCTGGCTGTAATGGATGCACGTATACATATGACGTGTCTCTCCTCCATCTGCAAAAGAAACGTAGTGTATCTGATGCATGA
- the LOC137296158 gene encoding sex peptide receptor-like codes for MRDHYSFCLKRVASLMGDTAVNDKVSSLIQRVCLNVSSILNVTRRYSLMDLEEEAPVDLAVPLMGYAAPVVVFLTLVLNAVVVIVLTRRRLRSPTNVILVSIAVCDTFTALFSLPGYMYTYTYEGYRNYPSMAWCYVLTYLCRFTPQVLHTVSLWLTALLAFQRYVGVNQMMCRVWISRYKGVALSVVFLAIFSFTSHCFQLFLVLKPVTVIGKELFTPTGIQISNTCYRHLAVVKNVDYFSYVYTWVRLALAQVLPCCLLLVFNLCLIRATYRSYTYRRRLVVGHKLSETSDTKNTIRISLMLLLVTCCTCIFEMFVDINLVLNFAQIYSKRFFVSPDTLGRLLLVSNSTIIFSFPFNFFFYFAFSTNFRVVILSCVKPKLKRKLTPNRVTPGVDGRSTHHFSLTHLQGNRNNNGYAGSVL; via the coding sequence ATGAGGGACCATTACAGTTTCTGTCTCAAGCGTGTAGCTTCACTGATGGGGGACACTGCTGTGAATGACAAGGTTTCTTCACTGATTCAACGTGTGTGCCTCAACGTCAGCAGTATTCTGAACGTCACCCGACGTTACAGCCTCATGGATCTTGAAGAAGAGGCCCCAGTGGATCTGGCCGTACCCCTTATGGGATATGCTGCCCCCGTGGTCGTCTTCCTGACGCTGGTGTTGAATGCCGTCGTTGTTATCGTCCTCACTCGACGGCGACTCAGATCGCCCACAAACGTCATTCTCGTCTCCATCGCCGTCTGTGATACATTCACTGCATTATTCTCATTACCGGGATATATGTATACGTACACTTACGAAGGTTACCGGAATTACCCGAGTATGGCATGGTGTTATGTGCTGACCTACCTGTGTCGATTTACCCCACAAGTTCTCCACACAGTGTCACTCTGGTTGACAGCCTTATTGGCTTTTCAACGATACGTAGGCGTCAATCAAATGATGTGCAGAGTTTGGATCAGCCGTTATAAAGGCGTGGCGTTGTCTGTCGTGTTTCTGGCAATATTTTCCTTCACATCCCACTGTTTTCAACTCTTTCTAGTCTTAAAACCTGTAACCGTAATAGGAAAAGAATTATTCACTCCGACGGGTATTCAGATCTCAAACACCTGCTACAGACATTTAGCTGTTGTAAAAAACGTGGACTATTTTTCGTATGTATATACCTGGGTGAGACTAGCCCTAGCTCAGGTTCTACCCTGCTGCCTTCTGCTGGTGTTTAATCTTTGTCTCATCAGAGCTACATACAGAAGCTATACATACAGGCGACGTCTAGTTGTAGGACACAAGCTCTCCGAAACCTCAGACACCAAAAACACTATCAGGATCTCCTTAATGTTGCTTCTTGTGACGTGTTGCACGTGCATATTTGAAATGTTCGTAGACATCAATCTGGTTTTAAATTTCGCCCAAATTTATTCAAAGCGATTTTTTGTTTCCCCAGACACGCTAGGCAGGCTTCTTCTTGTCAGTAATTCTACAATCATCTTTTCGTTTCCTTTCAACTTCTTCTTTTACTTCGCGTTCAGCACCAACTTCCGAGTCGTGATTTTGTCTTGCGTGAAACCGAAGCTCAAGCGGAAACTCACGCCCAACAGAGTGACACCGGGTGTTGATGGGCGCAGTACACATCACTTCAGCCTAACACACCTTCAAGGTAATAGAAACAATAACGGATATGCCGGAAGTGTTCTATGA